The Mycolicibacterium aichiense region CAATCCGCGGGAGGACCTGACCACATCGCTGGTGGCGGCCGAGGTCGACGGGGAGCGGCTGACGTCGGCCGAGATCGCGTCGTTCTTCATCCTGCTTGCCGTGGCGGGCAACGAGACCACCCGCAATGCGATCAGCCACGGCGTGCTCGCGCTGACCCGCTATCCCGAACAGCGCAAGATCTGGTGGGACGACTTCGCCGGCGTCACCGACACCGCGGTCGAGGAGGTGGTCCGCTGGGCGTCGCCGGTGATCTACATGCGCCGCACCGTCACCCGCGACATCGAGCTCAGCGGGGTCAAGATGGCCGAGGGCGACAAGGTCACCATGTGGTACGCCTCGGCCAACCGCGACGAGGACAAGTTCGCCAACCCGTACCTCTTCGACGTGACCCGCACCCCCAACCATCATGTCGGGTTCGGTGGCGGCGGTGCGCACTTCTGCCTGGGCGCCAACCTGGCCCGCCGTGAGATCGCGGTCGTGTTCGACGAGCTGCACCGGCGCATGCCGGATATCGCGGTCACCGAGGAGCCCTCGATGCTGCTGTCGGCGTTCATCCATGGCATCAAGCGACTGCCGGTGAGCTGGGCGCCCGCCTGAGGTTGTGGCGCGGACGGTGCGGCCCTCGTAGCGTGATGGACATGAAGCAGCGGGTGCACTGGTTGGTGATGCACGGCGTGATCCGAGCGGCGGCCGGTGTGGCGGCGCGTCGCGGCGACCCGCAGGCCCGGATGGCGTTCGACCCGGCGGTGCGCACCGACCCGGTCTCGTTCTTCGAAGAGATGCGTCCGCAGGGTCCGATGCTTCCCACTCGGCTGGGTTATCTGACCCTTGACCACGCGGTGGCCCACGAACTGCTGCGCTCCGACGACTTCCGGGTGATCATCCTCGGCGGCAACCTGCCCAAGCCGCTGCGCTGGGTGGAGCGGCACACCCGCGACGACCTACTGCATCCGCTGCGGCCGCCGTCCCTGCTGGCGGTGGAGCCGCCCGAGCACACCCGCTACCGCAAGACGGTCTCGTCGGTGTTCACCTCGCGCGCGGTGACCGCCCTGCGCGACCGGGTCGAGGACACCGCGGCCGATCTGCTCGACCAGCTCACCGACGGTCCCGGTGTCGTCGACATCGTCGAGCGATACTGCGCGCAGTTGCCCGTTTCGGTGATCGGCGACATCCTCGGGGTCCCGGAAGCCGACCGGCCGCGGATCCTCGAGTTCGGCGAGCTCGCCGCGCCGAGCCTGGATGTCGGGTTGCCCTGGTCGCAATACCTGCGGGTGCAGAAGGGCCTCGCCGGATTCAACCTGTGGCTGTCCGCGCACTTACGGGCGCTGCGGGAGCATCCCGGCGACGACCTGATGAGCCAGCTGATCGCCGCCTCGGACGAGGGTCGGCACCTCGATGAGAGCGAGCTGGCCGGCGTCGCCGGACTGGTGCTCGCCGCCGGGTTCGAAACCACAGTCAACCTGCTGGGCAACGGGATTCGGTTGCTCCTCAACTCCCCAGACCAACTCGCGCGGCTGCAGGAGGATCCGTCGCTGTGGCCGGGCGCGGTCGAAGAGATCCTGCGCCTGGAGTCACCGGTGCAACTGTCGGCGCGGATTGCCCTGCGAGACACCGAGGTGGCCGGCACCACGGTTCGGGCGGGCGAGATGGTGGCGATCTACCTCGCCGCCGCCAACCGCGACCCGGCGGTGTTCGAGGATCCCCACCGCTTCGACGTCAGCCGGCCGAATGCCGGTAAACACCTTGCCTTTTCGGGTGGTCGGCACTTCTGCCTCGGTGCGGCGCTGGCGCGGGCCGAGGGCGAGGTGGGGCTGCGACGCTTCTTCACGCACTTCCCCGAGGCCCAGCTGGCCGGGCTCGGCAGCCGCCGCGACACCCGGGTGTTGCGCGGGTGGGCCGAGCTACCGGTCAGCCTCGGCGCGCCCGGCCTGATCCCCTCGCGCGACTGACTCGGCACGCTCCTGCTCCTTGACCCTCGGGTCCAGGGAATCGGCGTGCGAGGCGCGCTCGTCGAGTTCCTCGCGGTGCGCGGCCGCATCGTCGCGATGCTTGGCGGCGTTCGCCTCCAGACGGGCCGCCTCGGCGGCCTTCGCTTCCGCCTCGGCCTGTGCGGCACGGGCTTTGGCAGCAGTCTCGTCGGCGACCGCTTCACGGTGCTGCAGCTTGAGCTGCTCCTGACGGACTTCTTCGCGGATGTCGTCGGCCTGCGCGACCCGGCGGGTGACCTGGCGCTTGCGACCGACCCAGACAAGCAAACCGATCACGACGAGCACAACGACTACCGCGATGACTATCCACACGACATTGTTCGAGGCCATGCTGGCTCCTTCAGTGGAGCGGGCCGCTGATTCGGCACCGTCAATTGACGGCGTTCCCGTCGCGGCCATGGGCCAAACCGCTCAGCGCCGTCAGCATGCCCGCCGCCGACCGCGGCCAGGTGAACGTCTCGGCCCGCCGCCGGGCGCAATACCGGCGCTGCTGCTCGGGGCGGTCGATGACCCCGGCGACGGCCGCGGCGATCGCGTGCGGATCATTGTCGGCGCAGGCACCGCTGTCCGAAGTGAGGATCTCGGACAATGCGGAGGTGCGCGACACGACCGCCGGCGTCCCGCAGGCAAGTGCTTCCAGCGCGGCCAGTCCGAACGTTTCGTGCGGACCGGGCGCGAGCGCCACATCGGCGGAGGCCAACAGGGTGGCGACGGCGTTGCGCGAATCGATGAAGCCGGTGAAATCCACCGGCAGCCGCGCCGCCTGGCGTTGCAGCCGTGCCCGCATCGGCCCGTCGCCGGCAATCACCAGCCGGGCATCCACACCCGAATCACGTAGCGCGGCAAGCGCATCGATGCTCCGGTCGGCGCGCTTCTCCACCGACAGCCGGCCGCAGTGCACCAGCAGCACCTGCCCCGGGGCGGCCCAGCGATTGCGGGTACGCGTGCAGAACCGCCGGGGATGGAACATGTCCAGGTCGACACCCAGCGGCACCGTCATCACATTGGTGGCGCCGATACGGTCGAACTCTTCGCGGGCGAAACTGGTGGTGCACAGCACCGTGTCGTAGTTCGCCGCGGTGCGGCGGTTCGCCAGGTCGGCGATCCGGCGAGCCAGCCGCTTGGGCATGATCTGACCGGTCAGCCGATCCAGGCGTTCATGCGAGATCATCACGGTGGTGACGCCCTGTCGCGCACCCCACCGGCCCAGCGAGCGCAGGGTGAACCGGTCCGACACCTCGATGGCATTTGGCGCCAACTGCTCCAGCAGTGTGGTCACCGGCGCAGGCATCACCGCGCGGTAGCCGCCGGTGAACGGAATAGCTCTGGCGGGCACCGAGATTCGGGTGACGCCACTGGGCAGCGTGGTGTGGGTGGCCGTCGGTCCGGGCACGATCAGGAACACCTCATGGCCGGCGGCGCAGTACTCCGCGCCCAGCCGGTCGACCGCCGTACGCAATCCGCCCGACCGGGGGCCGTAGAAGTTCGCGACCTGCGCGACCCTCATCATGGCCGTATCCGATCGTGTGGCGATGTGCGGATGGCGACCCCCGCCCCTCCGCGTCTTGAACACGCGGTGAACAGCCCCGTGTGGTCTAGCGTTGGTGACGTGCAGATTTCGGATGTGTTCCGCGCGGCGTCCGCTGCGGTCAATCGCGGTGCCACCGCACTGATCACGTCGCCGAGGTGGGGCCGCATCGTCGGGCTGGGGCTGACCGAGATCCGCTACACCGGCCGGCGCACCGGCCGCACCGTGGTGCTGCCGGTCGGCTACCGCCGTCGCGGCTCGGACATCCTCATCGGCGTCGCGATGCCGGATGGCAAGAAGTGGTGGCGCAACTTCACCGGCGAGGGCGGCCCGCTGACCATCCTGCTCGGCGGCGCGCACCGTGCCGGTCACGCCGTGGCCACCCGGGATGCGCGCGGCCGGGTGACCGTCACCGTCCGGCTCGACGACTAAGCCAGATAGCGGGTGAACCAGTCCTGCACCCGTGTCCATGCGTCGGCGGCCGCGACCGGGTTGTAGCGCGGACCGCTGTCGTTGAAGAACGCGTGGTCGGCGTCGGGCTCGACGATCAGGTCGTTGACGAGGCCGGCCTGATCGAGCGCCGCCTTGGCGGCGGGCTCCGAGGACGTGACCCGTTGGTCGAGGGCACCGTACAAGCCCAGTACTGCCGCATTCTTCGAGCCGGTGAAAGTCGGATTGTCGGGCAGCGGACCGTAAAACGGCACGGCGGCGGCCAGCCGGGACTCACCGGCGGCCAGCAGCCGCCACACCAGGCCGCCACCGAAGCAGAAGCCGACGACGGCGAGCTTCTCCCCGGGTGTCCGGTGCGCCACTTCATCGAGTCCGGACCGCAGGTCGGCGACGAAGCGCTCGGGTGCAACGGTGCCCAGTGCGGCGGTCGCGGCAGCGGGGTCGGTGAACGTGGCGGTGCCGCCCTCCTCGGAGAGCAGGTCGATGGCCAGCGCGGAGTACCCGATCCCGGCCAGCCGGCCGGCGACGGTGCGCACCCAGTCGTTGAGGCCCTTGTTCTCGTGGATGACCAGCACGCCTCCGCGTGGGCTGGCCGCCTGCGCCCAGGCGCCCTGTAGCTGCCCGTGCGGGCCGGTCCAGGTGATGGGTTCGGTGGGCAGCGCCGTGGCCATACCGGGCGGGGGTGACGCGGACGTCGACGCGGAGGCCGACGGTGTCGGCGACGACGTCGCGGCCTTGGGTTTGTCGCCGGAGCACGCGGCGATCAGCGCGCTTGCAGCTGCGGTGCTTACCCCCAGCAGCGCCAGCCGCCGCAGCGCTTCGCGGCGGCTCAGCAGGCCGTCGACGTGATCCGTGGCAATCTCTTCGGCGATGTAGCGCTGCAATGGAGTCACCTAGGCGAGTATGCGCCTTCTGGGTAAGCGTGACCTGAAGCAAACGATCCTCACCGGAGGTGCAGGCATGACAGACCTTGATGTACTGGCTGGGTCCGAGGCGTTCGAGAAGGTGGTCGGGTTGTTGGACTATCCGATGTTCGTCGTGACGACCCGAGCCGGCGATCACCGCGCGGGTTGCCTGGTCGGCTTCAGCAGCCAGGTGTCGATTCATCCGTCCCGGTTCTTGGTCGGGCTGTCCAAGAAGAACCACACCTATCGGGTCGCCGCCGACGGTGCGACGCACCTTGCCGTGCACCTGCTGGCCAAGGAACACCGCGAACTGGCGCGGCTGTTCGGCAGTGAGACCGGCGACCGGGTGGACAAGTTCAGCCGCTGCCGGTGGCACGACGGGCCCGAAGGCCTGCCCGTCCTCGCCGACGCCTCGGCATGGTTCGCCGGCCGGATTCTCGAGCGCTTCGATCTGGGCGATCACGTCGGGCACCTGGTCGAACCGGTGGCCGGGGCGGCGCCCGAGGAACTCGGGAACCTCGTCACGTTCACTGACGTCAAGGATCTGGAGCCCGGCCACGAGGCCTGATTAGCCTGGGGTCCATGACATCAGACGCCGTATTGACCGGCCGGATCGCGGTGGTGGCCGGCGCCACCCGGGGCGCCGGGCGCGGAATAGCCGCCGCGCTCGGCGAGGCAGGCGCGACTGTCATCTGCACCGGCCGCAGCAGTGTCACCGGGCGCGGCGGGTCCGACTATGACCGGCCGGAGACCATCGAAGGCACGGCCGCGCTGGTCGACGACCTCGGCGGCACCGGTGTGGCGATCCAGGTCGATCACCTGGACCCCGAGCAGGTCGGTGGCTTGGCCGACCGAATCCGGTCGGAGTTCGGCCACATCGATGTGCTGGTCAACGACATCTGGGGTGCCGAGATCCTCAAGGGTGAGCCGCCGCAGTGGAACCGCCCGATCTGGGAACTCGACATCGCCGACGGGCTGCGCATCCTCCGTCTGGGCATCGACACCCACCTGATCACCTCGCACGCCCTGCTGCCGCTGATGGTCGGGCGACCAGGTGGCCTCCTGATCGAAATGACCGATGGCACAGCGGAATACAACGCGGCGAACTACCGCATTTCGGTGTTCTACGATGCGGTCAAGTCTGCGGTCAACCGGATGGCGTTCGCGCTGGGCCATGAGTTGACCCCGTACGGCGCGACGGCCGTCGCCGTCACACCAGGCTGGATGCGCTCGGAAATCATGCTCGAGCACTTCGGGGTCGCCGAGGAGAACTGGCGGCTGGCGCTGGAGGATGACCGCGCCGACGGCGGCCCGACCGCACCGCCCGGGTTCGCGGAATCGGAAACGCCCCGGTATGTCGGCCGCGCGATCGCGGCGATCGCCGCGGACGAGGACAGGTCGCGCTGGCATCAGCGGTCGGTGTCCGCGGGCGATCTGGCACGCGCGTACGGCTTCGTCGATGTCGACGGGCGGCAACCGGACGCGTGGGCACACATGGAGTAAACAGATCGAAGAAAGTGTCCACTAAATCGTTGACACTCGTGCAAGCAAACGGTTCTATTGACGCTCGTGAGCTACGACACAATCATCCGCAACGGCCGATGGTTCGACGGAACGGGTGCCCCGTCCGGGATCCGGGACATCGGCATTCGCGACGGCCGCATCGCCGCGGTCAGCCTGCGCCCCCTCGACGTCACCGGCTGCGACGACGTCGTCGAAGCCGGCGGCAGGTGGGTGTTGCCGGGGATGGTCGACGTGCACACCCATTACGACGTCGAGGTGCTCGGCGGACCGGGCCTGCCGGAGTCGGTGCGGCACGGTGTCACCACCGTGCTGCTCGGTTCGTGCTCGCTGTCCACGATTCACGTCGGCGGCAGCGACGCCGGCGACCTGTTCGGCCGCGTCGAGGCGATTCCGCGCGAGCACGTCGTCGCAGCAATCGACGAGGCCAAGACCTGGACCACTGCCGAGGGCTACGTCCAGGCGCTCGAGTCACGTCCCCTGGGGCCCAACATCGCGGCGTTCATCGGTCACTCCGACATGCGGACCGCGGTCATGGGATTGGACCGTGCGACCCGAGACGATGTGCGGCCCAGCGCCTCTCAGCAAGCCGAGATGGAACGCATGCTCGCCGAAGCGCTGGACGCCGGATTCGTCGGGTTGTCGTCCCAGCAGTTGCTGTTCGACAAGATCGACGGCGAGACCTGCCGGTCGCGCACACTCCCGTCGACCTACGCCAAGCCCCGCGAGCTCCGCCGGCTCAAGTCGCTGTTGCGCAAGCGCGGCCGCGTGCTGCAGTCCGGACCGGACATCCAGAATCCGCTGAACCTCATTTCCCAAGTGGCACAGTCGATTCCGGTGTTGCGCAACCAGCTGAAGACGAGCCTGCTTTCGGCTGCCGATGTCAAGGCCAATCCGTTCGCGATCTGGATCATGGGCCCGCTGGCCAAAGCGGCGAACACCTTCGGCGGCGACTTCCGCTGGCAGCACCTGCCGGTGCCGTTCGAGGTGTACGCCGACGGGATCGACCTGGTGGTGTTCGAGGAGTTCGGCTCGGGTGCGGCCGCGCTGCACCTGCGCGACGAGGTCGAGCGCAACGCCCTGCTGGCCGACGAGGAGTACCGGCGCCGGTTCCGCAAGGACTATGACTCCAAGTACGGGGTGCGGGTGTGGCACCGCGACTTCTTCGACGCCGAGATCGTCGGCTGCCCCGACGAGACGGTGGTCGGCAAGTCCTTCGGTCAGGTCGGCGTGGACCGGGGCGGACTGCATCCGGTGGACGCGTTCCTCGACCTGGTCCTCGAGCACGGCACCAAGCTGCGCTGGCGCACCACGATCTCCAACCACCGGCCCGAGGTGCTCAAGAAACTCGCCCGCGACCCCGGGGTCCAGATGGGCTTCTCCGATGCCGGTGCACACCTGCGCAACATGGCGTTCTACAACTACGGTCTGCGGCTGTTGCGTCATGTGCGCGACGCCGACCGCAAGGGCCGACCGTTCATGTCGGTGGAGCAGGCCGTGCACCGGATGACCGGTGAGCTGGCCGACTGGTACCAGATCGACGCCGGCCACCTTCGGGTCGGTGATCGGGCCGATCTGGTGGTGATCAATCCCAAGCGTCTCGACAGCCACCTCGACGACTACGCCGAGCAACCTGTCGAGCAGTACGCCGGCCTGCCCCGAATGGTCAACCGCAACAACGACGCCGTCGATCTGGTCCTGATCGGCGGGCGCGCGGTGGTCCGGGACGGCGAACCGACGCCCGTACTGGGGTCCGAGCGGACCGGTAGCTTCCTGCGGGTCGGCCGGGCGACCGCGGCACCCGCAACGGCGACGACCACCACGGAAACGGAGCTCGCGCATGTCAATTGACACTTCGGCGGTACCCACGGATGTGGCTGCGACCGTGTTGGGCATGTGGAAGGCACTGTCGAACCGCGACTGGGAGACGCTGAAGACGTTCCTGTCCGACGACTGCATCTACGTCGACATGCCGGTCGGTCCGATCGCGGCCGCGCGCGGTCCCGAGGATATCGTCAAGCGGCTCAAGATCGGGCTCGAGCCGCTGGCCGGCTACGAGAACCATGACGGCGTGCTGGTGAGCAACGGCGTGGACACCATGTACGAGCACTCCGAGACGTGGACATTCCCGACCGGCGAGCAGGGCGTGCTGCGCTTTGTCACGGTGCACAAGGTTGCCGACGGCAAGATCACGCTGTGGAAGGACTACTGGGACATGAACGGGCTGACCAGCTTCGCCCCGCCGACCTGGCTCGAAGACCTGGCGAGCGCCGACATGTCGTGGATGTTCGACGCAACCGGCCTGATCTGATCCGGCTAGCCCAGCCGGACCGATTCGCCGAGATCCTGATCCAGAATCGTTCCTGCTCGCCCCATCGCGGCGTTGCCTGATCGCAGGAACTCGAGCGAGTGCCGCAATTCGTTGGAGTCGATGTCATCGGTTGCGGCCATGCAGAAGTGCATCGCCACGTCGTAATCCGAGAGGCCGGCCTGGAATTCGGCGCCGAAAGCGGGATCAGGCGGTGGCATGTGGCCCTGCAGTCCAGCAACTCCGTGGTGGTATCTCGCGCACGCCGCGCTCAGCGACACGACGTCGTTGGCCTGCGCTGCCGCCGACACCGCATCCGTTGCCGACTGGATTGCCCTGACGTGGTCCTGGACGTTGTCCCACCACGCCCGCATCGACTGCCGCAGCGGCGGTGTGGGCGGTGCGACGGTCCGAGTCTGGGTGAGCGTCGACGGCGCAGCAGTGACCACGCTGGTCTTCGTCGGCAGACCGCCCGGCGGACCACACGCGGCCAGCGCCATCGTGGTGATCCCGGCGACGAGCATCCGAGGCGAGCGCATGGGAACCAGCGTCACCCCGTGGCAGCGGGATCGGGAGGGTCCAAGGGCCCCGATAGTCCCGACCCGACGGCCGGCACCCCGAGGATCTTGGCGGCGAACGGGCTGATCTGAGCACCAGCCGGGGCCTGCGACGCTAGTCTGATCAGGCCGAACCGGCACCGTCGTCAGGAGGCATAGATGCGCAGGGTCCTCATTGGGTCGATTGTCGCGTCGGGACTGCTGAGCGTGGCGATACCGCTCGCCGGACCGGCGTCGGCGACCTCATGCCACTCCCCGAGCTGCGTGCCGAATGTCGCGCAGAACGTCGTCGGTGGAACACCCTGCACCCCGAGTCCGGGCTTCGTCTTCGGGTTCGACAGCCAGAAGAACACCCTGATCTGCGCGGCCAGCGGCGTGTGGGTGGCGACCGGACCCTTGGTCGGTGAGGCGGCCAACGCGCTGCCGTGCACCACTCCTGGAACCACCGCGCAGCAGCGGGTGGCCGGCGACGAATGGGAACCCAAGGTCTACGGGGTTCCGCTGATCTGCACCGGACCGGCCGACTGGGCGCACTGGAAGCACTTCCCGCCGTCCTGACTGCTAGAGACGGTAGACGCGGACGGCGTTGTCCCGCCCGATCAGATCGACAACCCGGATCGCATCGGCCTCGCTCCACTGGCCGCTCGCCACGAACCCGGCGAGCACCGCAGCCATCCCCGCCCGCCAGAGCCGTGAACCGAGATAGTGCAGCTCGGCGGGGCCGAAAGCGTCCGAGGAGTACAAGATCTTGCGAAACGGGGCCAGCTCCAGCGTGCGCGCGATGAAGGCTTCCGCGCGGGCTCCGAGATGGTTGATGCTCAGGCCGACATCGAGGTAGACGTTGTTGAAAGCCTGTGCCAGATAGCCGGCTTCGCGTTCGTAGGGATAGCAGTGCAATAGCACGATCGGCGTGCTGCCGGACTGGCGCAGCAAGTCCAGCAGGAACATCGGGTTGGTCCGGTGCAGATCGCAGTCCCGGTCGCCGAGACCGACGTGGAACTGCAGCGGCTTACCCAGCCGAAGAGCTTCGTGCACACCGAACCTCAGCAGCGTGCGGTCGGTCAGCCGCACCCCGCCGGCGTCGCGCCACCGGGCTGCAGCGACGGCGACATCGCGTGGGCCGGGTTCCGACAGATCACCCTCGAAGCCACCCCGATAGGCCAGCACCGACTTGGTGGCGACCGCAGACTCGGTGCGCTGGTCCAGGATTCGGCGGAACGCATCGGCGTAGTCGCCCGAGGACGCGGCCGCCTGCTCGGCGACCTCCTCGAGACGCACGATCTCACCGACCTCGCCCCCGGACGCGGCGGCAATCTCGGGCAACCCTGCGATGGCGCCGGGCAGGCCGGTGTCGACCAACCAGTCGCTGACGCCGGCGGCAGGCAGGAACACTCGCGCCAGCTGCTCTTCGGTCAGTTCACTGCGACGTTCCCAATAGGTCTGCGGGTCGCTATGTTCGGCGAGCCCGAGCAGCGGCGCGCAGTGGGCGCGCATCGCGAAACCGAGCTGGGTGTCGAAGCCGGAATCGAAGTCG contains the following coding sequences:
- a CDS encoding glycosyltransferase, encoding MRVAQVANFYGPRSGGLRTAVDRLGAEYCAAGHEVFLIVPGPTATHTTLPSGVTRISVPARAIPFTGGYRAVMPAPVTTLLEQLAPNAIEVSDRFTLRSLGRWGARQGVTTVMISHERLDRLTGQIMPKRLARRIADLANRRTAANYDTVLCTTSFAREEFDRIGATNVMTVPLGVDLDMFHPRRFCTRTRNRWAAPGQVLLVHCGRLSVEKRADRSIDALAALRDSGVDARLVIAGDGPMRARLQRQAARLPVDFTGFIDSRNAVATLLASADVALAPGPHETFGLAALEALACGTPAVVSRTSALSEILTSDSGACADNDPHAIAAAVAGVIDRPEQQRRYCARRRAETFTWPRSAAGMLTALSGLAHGRDGNAVN
- a CDS encoding SDR family oxidoreductase, producing MTSDAVLTGRIAVVAGATRGAGRGIAAALGEAGATVICTGRSSVTGRGGSDYDRPETIEGTAALVDDLGGTGVAIQVDHLDPEQVGGLADRIRSEFGHIDVLVNDIWGAEILKGEPPQWNRPIWELDIADGLRILRLGIDTHLITSHALLPLMVGRPGGLLIEMTDGTAEYNAANYRISVFYDAVKSAVNRMAFALGHELTPYGATAVAVTPGWMRSEIMLEHFGVAEENWRLALEDDRADGGPTAPPGFAESETPRYVGRAIAAIAADEDRSRWHQRSVSAGDLARAYGFVDVDGRQPDAWAHME
- a CDS encoding N-acyl-D-amino-acid deacylase family protein, producing the protein MSYDTIIRNGRWFDGTGAPSGIRDIGIRDGRIAAVSLRPLDVTGCDDVVEAGGRWVLPGMVDVHTHYDVEVLGGPGLPESVRHGVTTVLLGSCSLSTIHVGGSDAGDLFGRVEAIPREHVVAAIDEAKTWTTAEGYVQALESRPLGPNIAAFIGHSDMRTAVMGLDRATRDDVRPSASQQAEMERMLAEALDAGFVGLSSQQLLFDKIDGETCRSRTLPSTYAKPRELRRLKSLLRKRGRVLQSGPDIQNPLNLISQVAQSIPVLRNQLKTSLLSAADVKANPFAIWIMGPLAKAANTFGGDFRWQHLPVPFEVYADGIDLVVFEEFGSGAAALHLRDEVERNALLADEEYRRRFRKDYDSKYGVRVWHRDFFDAEIVGCPDETVVGKSFGQVGVDRGGLHPVDAFLDLVLEHGTKLRWRTTISNHRPEVLKKLARDPGVQMGFSDAGAHLRNMAFYNYGLRLLRHVRDADRKGRPFMSVEQAVHRMTGELADWYQIDAGHLRVGDRADLVVINPKRLDSHLDDYAEQPVEQYAGLPRMVNRNNDAVDLVLIGGRAVVRDGEPTPVLGSERTGSFLRVGRATAAPATATTTTETELAHVN
- a CDS encoding nuclear transport factor 2 family protein encodes the protein MSIDTSAVPTDVAATVLGMWKALSNRDWETLKTFLSDDCIYVDMPVGPIAAARGPEDIVKRLKIGLEPLAGYENHDGVLVSNGVDTMYEHSETWTFPTGEQGVLRFVTVHKVADGKITLWKDYWDMNGLTSFAPPTWLEDLASADMSWMFDATGLI
- a CDS encoding dienelactone hydrolase family protein; translated protein: MTPLQRYIAEEIATDHVDGLLSRREALRRLALLGVSTAAASALIAACSGDKPKAATSSPTPSASASTSASPPPGMATALPTEPITWTGPHGQLQGAWAQAASPRGGVLVIHENKGLNDWVRTVAGRLAGIGYSALAIDLLSEEGGTATFTDPAAATAALGTVAPERFVADLRSGLDEVAHRTPGEKLAVVGFCFGGGLVWRLLAAGESRLAAAVPFYGPLPDNPTFTGSKNAAVLGLYGALDQRVTSSEPAAKAALDQAGLVNDLIVEPDADHAFFNDSGPRYNPVAAADAWTRVQDWFTRYLA
- a CDS encoding amidohydrolase family protein yields the protein MSLSVSALDDHIAGIRLVDNHVHGYWLTSGDRRRFENGLNEANIEPLADFDSGFDTQLGFAMRAHCAPLLGLAEHSDPQTYWERRSELTEEQLARVFLPAAGVSDWLVDTGLPGAIAGLPEIAAASGGEVGEIVRLEEVAEQAAASSGDYADAFRRILDQRTESAVATKSVLAYRGGFEGDLSEPGPRDVAVAAARWRDAGGVRLTDRTLLRFGVHEALRLGKPLQFHVGLGDRDCDLHRTNPMFLLDLLRQSGSTPIVLLHCYPYEREAGYLAQAFNNVYLDVGLSINHLGARAEAFIARTLELAPFRKILYSSDAFGPAELHYLGSRLWRAGMAAVLAGFVASGQWSEADAIRVVDLIGRDNAVRVYRL
- a CDS encoding flavin reductase family protein, encoding MTDLDVLAGSEAFEKVVGLLDYPMFVVTTRAGDHRAGCLVGFSSQVSIHPSRFLVGLSKKNHTYRVAADGATHLAVHLLAKEHRELARLFGSETGDRVDKFSRCRWHDGPEGLPVLADASAWFAGRILERFDLGDHVGHLVEPVAGAAPEELGNLVTFTDVKDLEPGHEA
- a CDS encoding cytochrome P450; amino-acid sequence: MKQRVHWLVMHGVIRAAAGVAARRGDPQARMAFDPAVRTDPVSFFEEMRPQGPMLPTRLGYLTLDHAVAHELLRSDDFRVIILGGNLPKPLRWVERHTRDDLLHPLRPPSLLAVEPPEHTRYRKTVSSVFTSRAVTALRDRVEDTAADLLDQLTDGPGVVDIVERYCAQLPVSVIGDILGVPEADRPRILEFGELAAPSLDVGLPWSQYLRVQKGLAGFNLWLSAHLRALREHPGDDLMSQLIAASDEGRHLDESELAGVAGLVLAAGFETTVNLLGNGIRLLLNSPDQLARLQEDPSLWPGAVEEILRLESPVQLSARIALRDTEVAGTTVRAGEMVAIYLAAANRDPAVFEDPHRFDVSRPNAGKHLAFSGGRHFCLGAALARAEGEVGLRRFFTHFPEAQLAGLGSRRDTRVLRGWAELPVSLGAPGLIPSRD